In Gammaproteobacteria bacterium, the DNA window ACATTCTGGCGTTGAACGCGGCGGTCGAGGCGGCCCGCGCCGGGGAACAGGGTCGGGGATTTGCCGTCGTCGCTGGCGAAGTGCGCAATCTAGCGCAGAAAACTGCGGTCGCTGCCAAGGAAATTAAAAATCTGATTTCAGATTCGCTGCGCAAGGTCGAATCCGGCGCCAAACTGTCCGGCGATGCCAGCGGCACGATGGAGGAAGTCGTGGTTGCCGTTAAGCGGGTATCCACCATCATGAGCGAAATCAATCAAGCCACCCGCGAACAGGCCGCGGGCATCGGGCAGATTAACGAAGCGGCCATGCAGATCGACCGCGTCACCCAGGAAAACGCGGCTTTTGCTGAAAGAATTACCGCCGCAGCCGGGCAATTGACGCTTCGGGCCAACGCCCTGACAGGCGCGGTGAATGTTTTCAAGACAGCCTCGGGACAAGGCTGAGCGATCTGGCAAATACGAGGGATTATCATCATGACTCTGGGTAACACTGACCCCAACAAGAATCAGTCCTTATGGGCGAGCGTGGAGCAATTTTACCCATTCACTTCAGCTCGGCGAGCAACAATCGGGTTTCGCGCAACAGAACATTGCGTCGCAGCAGCAGGCCAAGTCGGGTGCCGCCGCTTTGCCGCCAAAGAATCGCTGCCCGGATCCCTGCCAGCAGCAACGCCCGAATTCGATTGGCGTTTTCCGGATTGTTCAGGTGAATCTGCGCGCCGCTGACCATGATGCGGCGCGACAGGGTGCTGATTGTTTGCAAATAAAGCTCCGCAAATCGGGCAATCGTGTTGCTGTGCGTAACCGGAAAATGCGCCAGATTGCGATTAATGTCCTGAATGCCTGCGCCAATCACATCCAGCAGGTCTTTGCGCCGCGCCAGGATGCGCTCCAAGCTTAACAAGGTCAGCACGTAACGAGTTAACTCCTTGTCCCGCGGATTATGGAGCTGTTCCTCTAGCAGGCGCAGACCCGAATGAAGTCGGGTCACGCCGCCGTACACGTCCTCGCTGCTGGAGGAATCCACCTGGAGCAGACTGCTCATACAGGTCTCGAAATCGTCGGCGTTGACTTGACCCCGCTGCGCAACGTTGCGCACGAGATCAACGGCTTGCATCACGCCGGCCAGGGCGATGACGCGATCATGATCGGTTTTGGGCATAAGTTTCGGTGATGAGTTGTAAAGAGAACGCGATCAATTGTAGCCGGTCTCGATGATTCCGCCGCCCAGGCATTCCTCATTCTGATAAAACACCACTGACTGCCCCGGAGTGATCGCCCGTTGCGGTTCAGTGAAACGGACTTCGGCGCGGTCTTTCTCCAACGTTTCCAGCACACAAAGCTGATCCGGCTGACGGTAGCGAATTTTAGCCATGCAGGTGAGCGGCAGCGTAGGCGGCTCGCCGGCGATCCAGTGCAGTGGCGAGGCGCGCAACCGGCGATGAAACAAGGCCGGGTGATTGTGACCCTGGGCAACGATCAGGATATTATGTTCCAGATCCTTTCCCGTCACATACCACGGTTCGCCGCTGCCCTGACGTTGTCCACCGATTCCTAATCCCTGGCGCTGGCCAATGGTGTGGAACATCAGGCCGGCATGCTCGCCGATCGGTTGACCATCCACCGTCTGAATCTGCCCAGGTTGGGCGGGCAAATAACGGTTTAGAAATTCCCGGAACCGGCGCTCGCCAATGAAGCAGATGCCGGTGCTATCTTTTTTGGCGTGAGTGACCAGCCCGGCGACCGCAGCCCGTTCCCGCACTTCGGATTTCAGCAGATCGCCGACAGGGAACCAGGCGCTGGCCAATTGCTGCTGATCGAGTCCGTAAAGGAAATAACTTTGATCCTTACCTGGATCGCGACCCTTGAGCAGGCGCTGACCGCCGTCTTGTTCGATGCGCCGAACATAGTGGCCAGTGGCGATGGCATCTGCGCCCAGGTGACGAGCATGGTTAAGAAAAGCCCGAAATTTGATTTCGGTGTTGCATAGAATATCCGGGTTCGGCGTCCGGCCCCGGCGATATTCCTCCAGGAAGTAGCGAAACACCCGTTCCTGATATTCAGCGGTGAAGTTGACCGTGTGCAGCGGGATGTCCAGAGTCTCGCACACAACCTGGGCGTCATCCAGGTCCTCGGCGGCGGCGCAATAACCCGCTTCAAAGGAGTCCTCCCAGTTTTTCATGAACACGCCATGGACTTCGTATCCCTGTTCAACGAGCAACAGGGCGGCTACCGAAGAATCCACCCCGCCGGACAAACCGACGACGATTCGGGTTTTAGACATGGGAAGGGGAAAAGAGAATCAGCTTCTCCGCTAGGACAGGCAGAGCGCCCGTCCTACCGGGTTCAGCGCATCATGATTTGCCCGGCGGCAGGCTTTCCTTAACCAGCTTGTCAAATTCAGCCTTGAAGCGTCCCATCATATCGCCCAGCGCTTTAGTGTCTTCCATGAACTTCTGATTCAGACTGGAGATCGTCTCGGCTTGACTGGTCAGAAAAGTCTGTAAACTGGCCGGATCGCTGATCTCGGCGGCGGCTTTCATCCGCGTCATAGCCATATCGACATACGATTGCAAAGCGCTCATCTGGAAATTGACCAGCGCTTCCAAATTGGCGGCGGATAACCTGTTGGCTTTGATGACGGGACTCAGAAAATTTTGATACTGCTCGGACATTTTGGCCAACATATCGTTACTCATCTTGATTTCTCCCAGGAATTGTCGATCACAGCGAATTGTGCGGTCGCAGCATAACGCGATTTTTGCTGCAGTGCAATATAGCACTCTGAGTTTTCGTCATGCGAAACCGCCGAGGCCCGTCCGCTTGGCGATAACCAGACATTCGCGGATAATTGGCGCTTTCGCGAACCCGGATGCTTTTCATGTGGTTTAAAAATCTTAGCCTGTTTCGACTAATTGAGCCGTTGCCCCTGACGATTGAAGCGTTAGCGGCTCAGTTGGAGCGGCGCGCTTTTCAACCCTGTCCGAGCCATCAACCCAGTACATTCGGCTGGACGCCGCCTCTGGGCCGCAAGGCCCGCGATCATGCGCATGCTGTGGCGGGACGCTGGTTGATTTGCTTGCGCACTGAGGAAAAGGTTTTGCCCCCGATCGTGGTGAATCAGGCGCTGGCGGAACGCATCGCTTTGATTGAAGATGAACAGCGGCGACCCGTGCGGCGGCGAGAAAAACTGGATCTGCGTGATCAACTGGTTCAGGAACTGCTGCCGCGCGCCCTTACCCGTAGCCGGTTCAGTTATGCTTACTTGGATTTGGCGGCAGGATGGTTGATCGTGGACAGCGCCAGTCCGCGCGGGGTAGAAGAAGTCACCGGAACCTTGCGCGAAACGCTGGGTTCCCTACCCATCGCGCCGCTTAAAGTCCAGCAATCGCCAGCCGCAGTGATGACCGCCTGGTT includes these proteins:
- the hflD gene encoding high frequency lysogenization protein HflD, which translates into the protein MPKTDHDRVIALAGVMQAVDLVRNVAQRGQVNADDFETCMSSLLQVDSSSSEDVYGGVTRLHSGLRLLEEQLHNPRDKELTRYVLTLLSLERILARRKDLLDVIGAGIQDINRNLAHFPVTHSNTIARFAELYLQTISTLSRRIMVSGAQIHLNNPENANRIRALLLAGIRAAILWRQSGGTRLGLLLRRNVLLRETRLLLAELK
- the mnmA gene encoding tRNA 2-thiouridine(34) synthase MnmA, with the protein product MSKTRIVVGLSGGVDSSVAALLLVEQGYEVHGVFMKNWEDSFEAGYCAAAEDLDDAQVVCETLDIPLHTVNFTAEYQERVFRYFLEEYRRGRTPNPDILCNTEIKFRAFLNHARHLGADAIATGHYVRRIEQDGGQRLLKGRDPGKDQSYFLYGLDQQQLASAWFPVGDLLKSEVRERAAVAGLVTHAKKDSTGICFIGERRFREFLNRYLPAQPGQIQTVDGQPIGEHAGLMFHTIGQRQGLGIGGQRQGSGEPWYVTGKDLEHNILIVAQGHNHPALFHRRLRASPLHWIAGEPPTLPLTCMAKIRYRQPDQLCVLETLEKDRAEVRFTEPQRAITPGQSVVFYQNEECLGGGIIETGYN
- a CDS encoding phasin family protein — encoded protein: MSNDMLAKMSEQYQNFLSPVIKANRLSAANLEALVNFQMSALQSYVDMAMTRMKAAAEISDPASLQTFLTSQAETISSLNQKFMEDTKALGDMMGRFKAEFDKLVKESLPPGKS
- a CDS encoding recombination-associated protein RdgC, which encodes MWFKNLSLFRLIEPLPLTIEALAAQLERRAFQPCPSHQPSTFGWTPPLGRKARDHAHAVAGRWLICLRTEEKVLPPIVVNQALAERIALIEDEQRRPVRRREKLDLRDQLVQELLPRALTRSRFSYAYLDLAAGWLIVDSASPRGVEEVTGTLRETLGSLPIAPLKVQQSPAAVMTAWLVESSAPNGFALGDICELREGGETGGVVRCRGQDLTSDEIHAHLEAGKLVTQLGLIWSDRLAFVLDEGLILRRLQFLDVVRESLSETATDSLEAVFDAEFALMTGELALLLPRLLELFGGEA